The DNA region AGCAATTTAGAGCTTTTAGAAAAAGAGTAAAATTATGGAGAAAAATGTAAATATAACAACTTTTGATGATGATATAAAAATCTATCAATTAATAGAGGGATTTAGATTTTCTGTAGACCCAATAATTTTGGTAGATTTTTTTGAAGGAAATTGTGAAAAAAAAATATTAGATATTGGAAGTGGTTCTGGAATTATTCCTATATTATTAGCAAAAAGAAAAAATATGAAAAATATTACAGGAATAGAAATTCAAAAAGAGTCTTTGGATATTTTTAGAAAAAATGTTTTAGAAAATAATTTAGAAAAAAATATAGAGATTATTTATGGAGATGTAAAGGAGTATAATAAATCAAATTATTATGATTATATAATTTCTAATCCTCCTTACATGACTTTAGATGGTAAAAAAATCTCTGAAAATGAAAATAAAAAAATATCTCGTCATGAAATTAAATTGGATTTGTCAGATTTGATAAAAAATAGTAAAAGACTTTTAAAGCCAAGAGGAGAATTATTTTTAGTACATAGAAGTTTTAGATTGCCAGAAATTATAACTGAATTAGAAAAAAATAATTTTTCCCTTAAAAAGATAAAGTTTGTTTATTTTGACAGAAATAAAAATTCTAATCTCATTTTGATTCAAGCTTCAAAAGGAAGAAAAAATAAATTAGAAGTAGTACCTCCTTTGTTTTTAGAAGAAGAGGGGTACTGAAAAATAAATATTGACAATTTTAATAAAGTATTATATAATAAGTATTGACCATCAAGAGAGACGGAGGGAATGGCCCTGTGATGTCTCAGCAACCTACTATTTTGTGTGGTGCTAATTCCAGTTAGATGGGGATTATTTGTAAGATTATATCCCTTTCATTGGAAAGGGATTTTTTATTTTTAAATTATTTTTGATTTTATTATTAGGAGGAATTAATGGAAGATTTAATTTACTTTACATCTGAATGTGTATCACCAGGACATCCAGATAAAGTAGCAGACCAAATATCAGATGCCGTTTTAGATGCTTGTTTAAAAGATGACTCAAATTCTAGGGTAGCATGTGAAGTATTTTGTACAACAGGTCAAGTTATTGTTGGAGGAGAGATAACAACAAAAACTTATATAGATATTCAAGATATAGTTAGAAAAAAAATTCATGAAATAGGGTATAGACCAGGAATGGGATTTGACGATAACTGTGGAGTATTTAGTTCAATACATGCTCAATCTCCAGATATAGCTATGGGAGTAGATGTAGGAGGAGCTGGAGACCAAGGAATTATGTTTGGAGGAGCTGTAAAAGAAACTCCAGAATTAATGCCTTTAGCATTAGTATTATCAAGAGAAATTTTAAAATTATTAGTTGAATTGAGAAATGAAGGAGTTCTTACTTGGGCAAGACCAGATGCAAAATCTCAAGTAACATTAGCTTATGATAGAGAAGGAAATATAAAATTTGTTGATACTATAGTAGTTTCTGTTCAACATAATCAATTTGTAACACAAGAACAAATTCATCATGATGTAAAAGAGTTAGTAATAAAACCTGTATTAGCAAAATATAATTTAAAATTTGAAGATGTTAAAAAAATATTTATAAATCCTACAGGAAAATTTGAAATTGGAGGACCTCATGGAGATACAGGTCTTACAGGAAGAAAAATAATAGTTGATACTTATGGTGGATATTTTAGACATGGTGGAGGAGCTTTTTCAGGAAAAGACCCTTCAAAAGTAGATAGGTCAGCAGCTTATGCAGCTAGATGGGTAGCTAAAAATATAGTAGCTTCAGGATTAGCTGATAAATGTGAAGTACAACTATCTTATGCAATAGGAGTTGTAGAACCTACATCAATAAAAGTAGATACTTTTGGAACAGGAAAAGTAGATGAAATCGAATTAGCAAAAGGAGTTTCAAAAATATTTGATTTAACACCAAGAGGAATTGAAAGAGATTTAAAACTTAGAAGTTGTGAGTTTAGATATCAAGATTTAGCAGCTTTTGGACACATAGGAAGAACAGACATAGAACTTCCATGGGAACAATTAAATAAAGTAGAAGAATTAAAAAATTATTTTAATAAATAATAGGAAAAACTGATAAATTTGAAAAGGGAGGGTACAAAATTGTAACCTCTCTTTAAATATGTAAAACTTTTTTAATTATATCGTATCTTCTTATTACTCCATGTAATTTACCATTTTCTACTACATATATTCTTGTTATTCCTTTTTTTACCATTATAAAACATATCTCCATTATTGGAGTTTTCTTATCTATTGTATATAGATTTTCTTTTCTTCTATATAAATCTTTTATTGTTGCTGTTTCCTCTTTTAATAAATATTCTTCAAAAGGTTCTCCTACTGTTAAGAAGTCTAAATCTTTCATCAATGATAGATATTTTGGCATTCCATATTCTATCAATTCTTTTTCTGTTATCTCTCCTAAAAAATTATTTTTTTCATCTACTACTGGTATTCCACTTATCTTTTCATTTATTAATCTTTTAGCTACTACTTCTAATGTTGTATCTTCTGTTACTGGTGATATATCTGGGCTTAATACATCATCTGCTGTTA from Fusobacterium perfoetens ATCC 29250 includes:
- a CDS encoding tRNA1(Val) (adenine(37)-N6)-methyltransferase is translated as MEKNVNITTFDDDIKIYQLIEGFRFSVDPIILVDFFEGNCEKKILDIGSGSGIIPILLAKRKNMKNITGIEIQKESLDIFRKNVLENNLEKNIEIIYGDVKEYNKSNYYDYIISNPPYMTLDGKKISENENKKISRHEIKLDLSDLIKNSKRLLKPRGELFLVHRSFRLPEIITELEKNNFSLKKIKFVYFDRNKNSNLILIQASKGRKNKLEVVPPLFLEEEGY
- the metK gene encoding methionine adenosyltransferase, which codes for MEDLIYFTSECVSPGHPDKVADQISDAVLDACLKDDSNSRVACEVFCTTGQVIVGGEITTKTYIDIQDIVRKKIHEIGYRPGMGFDDNCGVFSSIHAQSPDIAMGVDVGGAGDQGIMFGGAVKETPELMPLALVLSREILKLLVELRNEGVLTWARPDAKSQVTLAYDREGNIKFVDTIVVSVQHNQFVTQEQIHHDVKELVIKPVLAKYNLKFEDVKKIFINPTGKFEIGGPHGDTGLTGRKIIVDTYGGYFRHGGGAFSGKDPSKVDRSAAYAARWVAKNIVASGLADKCEVQLSYAIGVVEPTSIKVDTFGTGKVDEIELAKGVSKIFDLTPRGIERDLKLRSCEFRYQDLAAFGHIGRTDIELPWEQLNKVEELKNYFNK
- a CDS encoding CBS domain-containing protein; translated protein: TADDVLSPDISPVTEDTTLEVVAKRLINEKISGIPVVDEKNNFLGEITEKELIEYGMPKYLSLMKDLDFLTVGEPFEEYLLKEETATIKDLYRRKENLYTIDKKTPIMEICFIMVKKGITRIYVVENGKLHGVIRRYDIIKKVLHI